A genomic stretch from Thermostichus vulcanus str. 'Rupite' includes:
- the ribB gene encoding 3,4-dihydroxy-2-butanone-4-phosphate synthase, translating into MSAIPQVEPDLIFHSIPEALEDLKSGRMIIVVDDENRENEGDLICAAQFATPQVINFMATHARGLICLAMQGSRLDELNIPLMVGQNTDSNQTAFTVSIDAGPEAGVSTGISATDRSRTIQAAINPNTRPQDLRRPGHVFPLRAREGGVLKRAGHTEAAVDLSILAGLYPAGVICEIQNPDGSMARLPQLINYARQHNLKIITIAHLIEYRLQTEQLVYREATATLPTEFGRFQVIGYWDTLNQVEHLALIKGDPAQFAAEPVLVRVHVECPLGDALGSLRCDCRRQLTAALKMIDHQGKGVLVYLRQQVQGITPIQQIKTYALQDLGLTGSVTLWAATGERAGGKESLSPPPIDLRDYGIGAQILREVGVRKMRLITNTPRHISGLHGFGLEVAERVPLLVEEQDPSRFDR; encoded by the coding sequence ATGAGTGCTATTCCCCAAGTAGAACCTGACCTGATCTTCCACTCGATTCCTGAAGCCCTTGAAGACCTCAAGTCTGGTCGGATGATCATTGTGGTCGATGACGAAAATCGGGAAAACGAAGGGGATCTGATCTGTGCGGCCCAGTTTGCCACTCCTCAGGTGATCAACTTCATGGCCACCCATGCGCGGGGGTTAATTTGTCTTGCCATGCAGGGATCCCGGCTGGATGAGCTGAATATCCCTCTGATGGTGGGGCAAAACACCGACAGCAACCAAACTGCTTTTACCGTCAGCATTGATGCTGGGCCAGAGGCTGGGGTATCCACAGGTATTTCTGCTACCGACCGCTCACGCACCATCCAAGCAGCCATTAACCCCAATACCCGACCGCAAGACCTACGCCGACCGGGACATGTCTTTCCTTTGCGGGCTCGGGAAGGAGGGGTCCTAAAACGGGCCGGGCATACCGAAGCTGCGGTGGATCTGTCGATTTTGGCGGGGTTGTATCCGGCAGGGGTGATCTGTGAAATTCAAAACCCAGATGGATCGATGGCGCGACTGCCCCAGTTGATCAACTACGCCCGCCAGCACAATCTGAAGATCATCACCATTGCCCATCTGATTGAGTATCGTCTGCAGACTGAGCAGTTGGTGTATCGGGAGGCTACGGCTACTCTGCCTACAGAATTCGGGCGGTTTCAGGTGATTGGCTACTGGGACACCCTGAATCAGGTGGAACATTTGGCCCTTATCAAAGGGGATCCAGCCCAGTTTGCCGCCGAGCCTGTGTTGGTACGGGTGCATGTGGAATGCCCGCTGGGGGATGCACTGGGATCCCTGCGGTGTGATTGTCGTCGCCAGTTGACGGCAGCGCTGAAGATGATCGATCACCAAGGCAAAGGGGTACTGGTTTACCTGCGTCAGCAAGTGCAGGGGATCACCCCCATTCAGCAGATCAAAACCTATGCCCTGCAAGACCTGGGATTAACGGGATCCGTTACCCTGTGGGCCGCTACGGGGGAACGCGCTGGTGGGAAAGAGTCTTTGTCGCCTCCACCTATAGATTTACGGGATTACGGCATCGGGGCGCAGATCCTACGGGAGGTGGGGGTACGCAAAATGCGCCTGATCACCAATACCCCGCGTCATATCAGTGGGTTGCATGGCTTTGGCCTAGAAGTCGCCGAACGGGTGCCTTTGCTGGTGGAGGAGCAGGATCCCAGTCGGTTTGATCGGTAA
- a CDS encoding sodium:solute symporter family protein has protein sequence MIDTVLSFGIVGAYLLLLAGIGFWSYRHAGQDPVSYFLAGRGLGSLLLTLTMLATLLSAFTFIGVPADGYTHGLGIFLGVGVTTAFISVLFFVLGYRLWLAAKHFQFITPSEFFGHRFNSPLLAALYSISALLFTAPYISIQIIGGARTLSVVLGDGLPYWPLAVLVAVVILAYVLLGGSQAVVWTDTLQGVILIGGMLVAFVAIAGSLGGDAGAQLDPWLSLPGPTERWSWQRLIGYQLMLFMATPLFPQIFQRFYMAKNAQVFKTMMVVWPLLILVIFFPATLIGVWGRLAFPNLESADQIMPLMLQTLPSGLAALVIAAALAALMSTADSQLLTTSSLVTRDWVLTYFNRHLSPTQEARLGRIVVLLIALVSFAIALNPPGVIVEIATWSFQGSAMLFPVLIAGLYWKRATRAGAVAGGVVSSALTLGWLAGVLPQEWRWGWLPVIPAVLVGSVVLIGVSLLTPPPQERVAEYYEGPWAERAQKVGETTGSLS, from the coding sequence ATGATTGATACCGTTTTGAGCTTTGGAATCGTTGGGGCTTACCTGCTGCTGCTGGCGGGTATTGGCTTTTGGAGTTACCGCCACGCTGGGCAGGATCCGGTCAGCTATTTCTTGGCGGGGCGCGGCTTGGGATCCCTGCTGCTCACCCTGACGATGTTGGCAACTCTCCTCAGTGCTTTTACCTTTATCGGTGTCCCGGCGGATGGCTACACCCACGGGCTGGGTATTTTTTTGGGGGTTGGAGTAACCACTGCTTTCATTTCTGTACTGTTTTTTGTCCTCGGTTACCGGCTCTGGCTAGCAGCCAAACATTTTCAGTTCATCACCCCATCTGAGTTTTTTGGCCATCGCTTCAATAGCCCCCTGCTGGCTGCCCTCTATTCCATCAGTGCTTTGCTCTTTACAGCCCCCTACATCAGCATTCAGATCATTGGGGGTGCCCGCACCCTATCGGTCGTGTTGGGAGATGGATTGCCCTACTGGCCCTTGGCCGTCCTTGTGGCGGTGGTGATTTTGGCCTATGTGCTCCTGGGTGGATCCCAGGCGGTGGTGTGGACGGACACGCTGCAGGGGGTGATTTTGATTGGGGGTATGTTGGTGGCTTTTGTGGCCATTGCTGGATCCCTGGGTGGAGATGCGGGTGCACAGTTGGATCCCTGGCTGAGTCTGCCGGGGCCAACTGAACGCTGGAGTTGGCAGCGGTTAATTGGTTATCAATTGATGCTCTTCATGGCTACTCCCCTGTTCCCGCAAATTTTTCAACGCTTCTATATGGCCAAAAATGCCCAGGTCTTCAAAACCATGATGGTGGTATGGCCACTGTTGATCCTGGTGATTTTCTTTCCGGCCACCTTGATTGGAGTGTGGGGGCGATTGGCATTTCCCAACTTAGAATCCGCCGATCAAATTATGCCCTTGATGTTACAAACCTTACCATCGGGTTTGGCTGCTTTGGTGATCGCGGCAGCCTTAGCAGCCTTGATGTCCACCGCCGACTCACAATTGCTCACCACCAGTTCATTGGTGACCCGAGATTGGGTCTTGACCTACTTCAATCGACACCTATCACCCACCCAAGAAGCCCGCTTGGGTCGGATCGTTGTGCTGCTGATTGCTTTGGTGTCCTTTGCCATTGCCCTCAATCCCCCAGGAGTCATCGTAGAAATTGCCACCTGGAGCTTTCAGGGGAGTGCCATGTTATTCCCGGTTTTGATCGCCGGTTTGTATTGGAAGCGCGCCACTCGGGCAGGGGCAGTGGCTGGCGGGGTCGTATCGAGCGCCTTGACTTTGGGCTGGCTGGCCGGGGTGTTGCCCCAGGAGTGGAGGTGGGGTTGGCTACCGGTGATCCCAGCGGTGCTGGTGGGTAGCGTCGTCCTGATCGGCGTTAGTCTGCTCACTCCACCTCCTCAGGAGCGGGTGGCAGAGTACTATGAAGGCCCCTGGGCAGAACGGGCGCAAAAGGTAGGGGAGACGACGGGATCCCTCTCCTAA
- a CDS encoding retroviral-like aspartic protease family protein, giving the protein MRFRYSTTDPSQNEFDSLPRVPLILRREGRTIEAFGLVDSGATVNVMPYEMGLQLGATWDDSRAIIQLAGNLGSQPAAPFSAMVQVGDIAPVQLAFAWTKSPNAPLILGQTNFFMEFDVCFYRSKMEFEVKPKSP; this is encoded by the coding sequence ATGCGTTTCCGCTATTCGACTACCGATCCCTCCCAAAACGAGTTCGACAGTCTTCCACGGGTACCACTCATTCTTCGTCGCGAGGGGCGTACAATTGAAGCCTTTGGTTTGGTTGACAGCGGCGCAACTGTCAACGTTATGCCCTATGAAATGGGTCTACAGCTTGGGGCCACCTGGGACGACAGTAGAGCCATCATTCAACTGGCAGGAAATTTGGGCAGCCAACCAGCTGCACCATTCTCTGCGATGGTTCAGGTTGGAGATATCGCTCCAGTTCAACTGGCCTTTGCCTGGACTAAAAGCCCGAATGCGCCGCTGATTCTGGGACAAACCAATTTTTTTATGGAATTTGACGTATGTTTCTACCGTTCCAAAATGGAGTTCGAGGTTAAACCCAAGTCGCCGTAA
- the miaA gene encoding tRNA (adenosine(37)-N6)-dimethylallyltransferase MiaA gives MLYSTHRGKTHSGISSASQYERICSIQEYQNGVALGEGIPALPTQPGLIVIGGPTATGKSRQALLLAQRLGSPLLNADSRQVYREFDIGTAKPTLAEQACWPHELIDLADPRETFTVAEFQQAAQVRIAQAHQQGQTPILVGGTGLYIQSITAGLGIPAVPPQPHLRAQLETWPAEIRYAWLQQLDPAAAQHIHPHDAVRTLRALEIIYTTGKTASSLRQAQPPQYPILMLGLHCPMPRLQARIAQRTAQMFQSGWIEEVKQLRERYGPDLPLLNTLGYAEISAYLEGRISEAELQPLIVQHTRQFAKRQMTWFRAMPGIQWLDCEAEDLPDQIEQRVKDWMADLPNTETTADDNRHRLADP, from the coding sequence ATGCTCTATTCTACCCACAGAGGCAAAACCCATAGTGGAATTTCATCAGCTTCTCAATATGAACGTATTTGCAGTATCCAAGAGTACCAAAACGGGGTTGCTCTTGGGGAAGGGATCCCGGCTCTTCCTACTCAACCGGGTTTAATTGTCATCGGCGGCCCCACGGCAACCGGGAAATCTCGCCAGGCGCTGCTGCTGGCCCAACGGCTGGGATCCCCGTTGTTGAATGCCGATTCCCGTCAGGTCTACCGTGAATTCGATATTGGTACTGCCAAACCCACCCTGGCAGAGCAGGCCTGCTGGCCCCACGAGTTGATCGATCTGGCGGATCCCAGGGAGACCTTCACCGTCGCGGAGTTTCAACAAGCGGCCCAAGTTCGCATCGCCCAAGCCCATCAGCAGGGACAGACCCCGATTCTGGTGGGTGGCACCGGCCTTTATATCCAATCCATCACCGCCGGCTTAGGGATCCCGGCTGTCCCCCCGCAACCCCACTTGCGGGCGCAACTGGAAACTTGGCCCGCCGAGATTCGCTACGCCTGGCTGCAACAGTTGGATCCCGCTGCCGCTCAGCACATTCACCCCCATGATGCGGTGCGCACCCTTCGCGCTTTGGAGATTATCTACACCACCGGGAAAACCGCCTCTAGCCTGCGCCAAGCCCAGCCGCCTCAATACCCCATTTTGATGCTGGGTTTGCACTGCCCCATGCCCCGTTTACAGGCTCGCATTGCGCAGCGCACTGCACAGATGTTTCAGTCGGGCTGGATCGAGGAGGTCAAACAGCTGCGAGAGCGCTATGGGCCGGATCTGCCGCTGTTGAACACTTTGGGCTACGCGGAAATTTCTGCCTACCTAGAGGGGCGGATCTCGGAGGCTGAGTTGCAGCCCCTGATTGTGCAGCATACCCGCCAGTTTGCCAAACGGCAGATGACCTGGTTTCGAGCCATGCCGGGGATCCAGTGGCTGGATTGCGAGGCTGAGGATTTGCCAGACCAAATTGAGCAGCGGGTTAAGGATTGGATGGCAGATCTGCCAAACACCGAAACAACTGCCGACGATAATCGGCATCGGCTCGCCGATCCGTAA
- a CDS encoding ABC transporter permease translates to MKSTVVLPWSYQQIWADSLTVFWRDWLDLRGRVWQVLASGLVAPLIYILAFGVGLGGSLGAGGLASVAGSSGAGSYLRFILPGMVALSAMTISFAGTTFSICGARLFTKSFEELLLLPVHPLSLHLGKVMAGIARGLITALGVLVIGVLGTGAWGLLNPLALLILLLNCAVFAGIGVIAGLKVPSLESVGVLTNFLITPMSFLGATFFDPSQLPSFMQVLVYCLPLSYASVGMRAAAYQPLSQFPWYTVVVLAVLAVILAFVGAYQFSHQQD, encoded by the coding sequence GTGAAGAGTACGGTAGTCCTGCCCTGGAGCTATCAGCAAATTTGGGCGGATAGTTTGACGGTCTTTTGGCGGGATTGGCTGGATCTGCGCGGGCGAGTTTGGCAGGTATTGGCCTCTGGCCTGGTGGCACCTTTGATTTACATCCTCGCTTTCGGTGTCGGTTTAGGGGGATCCCTGGGAGCGGGCGGGTTAGCCTCGGTAGCGGGATCCAGTGGGGCGGGTTCTTATCTGCGCTTTATCTTGCCGGGAATGGTGGCTTTGTCAGCCATGACCATTAGCTTTGCGGGCACGACCTTCTCCATTTGTGGGGCGCGTCTTTTCACCAAGAGCTTTGAGGAATTGTTGCTATTGCCGGTACACCCCCTCTCGCTGCACCTTGGTAAAGTGATGGCGGGTATTGCCCGGGGCCTGATTACCGCTTTGGGGGTCTTGGTCATTGGGGTGCTGGGTACAGGAGCTTGGGGGTTGCTGAATCCGTTGGCGCTCCTGATTTTGCTTTTAAACTGTGCCGTCTTTGCCGGAATTGGGGTGATTGCTGGGTTGAAGGTACCGAGCTTGGAGAGTGTGGGGGTGCTCACCAATTTCTTGATTACCCCGATGTCCTTTTTGGGGGCGACCTTTTTTGATCCCAGCCAATTGCCCAGTTTTATGCAGGTGTTGGTGTATTGCTTGCCTCTCTCCTATGCCAGTGTGGGGATGCGGGCAGCGGCCTATCAGCCTCTTTCGCAGTTCCCTTGGTACACCGTTGTGGTGCTGGCGGTGTTGGCGGTGATCCTGGCTTTTGTAGGAGCCTACCAATTCTCTCATCAGCAGGATTAG
- the zds gene encoding 9,9'-di-cis-zeta-carotene desaturase, producing MRVAIIGAGLAGLVTAVDLVEAGHEVQLYESRPFVGGKVGSWQDADGNHIEMGLHVFFFNYSNLFALMKKVGAFENLLPKEHMHTFINRGGAVETLDFRFPLGAPFNGLKAFFTTGQLSWVDKLRNALALGTSPLIRGLLDYEGAMKQIRALDRISFADWFRGHGGSEGSLKRMWNPIAYALGFIDTENISARCMLTIFQMFASNTEASKLNLLKGSPDTYLTQPIVRYIQAHGGQIHTRRGVSQIQVEATDPYKVTGLLLADGERVEADVYVCAAAVEGAKRLIPAVWRQWSQFDNLYKLESVPVATVQLRFDGWVTELNPQGKVKRAVDHPQAVGIDNLLYTADADFSCFADLALSSPADYYKPGQGSLLQCVLTPGDAFIPMSNEKIAQHVLHQVHALFPSSRQLNMTWYSVVKLAQSLYREAPGMDPYRPQQKTPVPNFFLAGSYTAQDYIDSMEGATLSGHLAAQAILAG from the coding sequence ATGCGGGTGGCAATTATTGGGGCAGGGTTGGCCGGCTTGGTGACGGCAGTGGATTTGGTGGAAGCTGGACATGAGGTACAGCTCTACGAATCGCGTCCCTTCGTGGGTGGCAAGGTGGGATCCTGGCAGGATGCGGATGGCAACCACATTGAGATGGGCCTCCACGTCTTCTTTTTCAACTACAGCAACCTGTTTGCCCTGATGAAAAAGGTGGGCGCCTTTGAGAATCTCCTGCCGAAGGAGCATATGCACACCTTTATCAACCGGGGTGGAGCCGTCGAAACCCTCGATTTTCGCTTTCCTTTGGGAGCGCCTTTTAACGGTCTCAAAGCCTTTTTTACGACCGGACAACTATCTTGGGTGGACAAGCTACGCAATGCTCTGGCTCTGGGCACCAGCCCTTTGATTCGTGGCTTGCTGGACTACGAAGGGGCGATGAAGCAAATCCGGGCCTTGGATCGGATTAGTTTTGCCGATTGGTTTCGGGGGCATGGGGGATCCGAGGGCAGCCTGAAACGGATGTGGAACCCGATTGCCTACGCGCTGGGCTTCATCGATACCGAGAACATTTCTGCCCGCTGTATGCTGACGATTTTCCAGATGTTTGCCAGCAACACAGAAGCCTCGAAGTTGAATCTGCTCAAGGGATCCCCCGATACCTATCTCACTCAGCCGATTGTCAGATATATCCAAGCCCATGGGGGCCAAATTCACACCCGTCGGGGGGTAAGCCAAATCCAGGTGGAAGCAACGGATCCCTACAAGGTGACGGGCTTGCTGCTGGCGGATGGGGAGCGAGTCGAGGCGGATGTTTATGTCTGTGCGGCGGCGGTGGAGGGGGCAAAACGGCTTATCCCGGCGGTATGGCGGCAATGGTCTCAGTTCGACAACCTCTACAAGCTGGAATCGGTACCCGTGGCAACGGTGCAGTTGCGCTTTGATGGCTGGGTGACGGAGCTGAACCCGCAGGGCAAGGTGAAACGAGCTGTGGATCACCCGCAAGCGGTGGGCATCGACAACCTGCTCTACACCGCCGACGCGGATTTTTCTTGTTTTGCTGACTTGGCTCTCAGTAGCCCTGCCGACTATTACAAACCTGGTCAGGGATCCCTGTTGCAATGTGTGCTGACGCCAGGGGATGCGTTTATTCCTATGTCCAATGAGAAAATTGCTCAGCATGTGTTGCATCAAGTCCACGCCCTTTTCCCGTCGTCGCGGCAACTGAACATGACCTGGTACAGCGTCGTCAAATTGGCCCAATCGTTGTATCGGGAAGCCCCTGGTATGGATCCCTACCGTCCGCAGCAAAAAACACCGGTACCCAATTTCTTTTTGGCTGGTAGCTACACCGCCCAAGACTACATCGACAGCATGGAAGGGGCGACCCTCTCCGGGCACTTGGCAGCCCAGGCGATTTTGGCAGGTTAG
- a CDS encoding cyclic nucleotide-binding domain-containing protein, whose amino-acid sequence MRQIRPQAPMSSTRHFPFERVREHLLFQSLEDAEWQALTTALLPSRFQPGHVIFQEGDPSSDLYVILSGVVELRRQYVRHPGDYLLATLHAGRVFGELSLLTGRRRSFTAVSLMEVQTLRLSTEGLILLPLEVQVKLYRAWSSIISERLYWIDSMFTDLLEQRGVENVASAMALLHQRYPS is encoded by the coding sequence ATGAGACAGATTCGGCCCCAAGCACCCATGAGTAGCACCCGCCATTTCCCCTTCGAGCGTGTTCGTGAGCACCTACTGTTTCAATCGCTAGAGGATGCCGAGTGGCAAGCCCTGACTACAGCGCTGTTGCCCAGTCGCTTTCAACCGGGCCACGTGATTTTTCAGGAAGGGGATCCCAGCAGCGATCTGTATGTGATTCTCAGTGGGGTAGTGGAGCTGCGGCGGCAATACGTGCGGCACCCAGGGGACTATTTGCTGGCCACTTTGCATGCCGGGCGGGTGTTTGGGGAGCTTTCCCTCCTGACGGGGCGACGGCGCTCCTTTACCGCTGTGAGCCTAATGGAAGTGCAAACCCTCCGCCTCTCCACAGAAGGGTTAATCCTGTTGCCCTTGGAAGTCCAGGTGAAACTGTACCGCGCCTGGAGCAGCATCATTAGCGAACGCTTGTACTGGATAGACAGTATGTTTACGGATCTATTGGAACAGCGGGGAGTGGAAAATGTCGCCTCGGCCATGGCTCTGCTCCATCAGCGATATCCTTCTTGA
- a CDS encoding HHL1-like protein, with protein MSQSKGFSKSKPTKTPPNPNAVKRKQAAKRYDELQSKGMPEFNIFARSGKATPGKPNPWLPVGSLAVGRSSAIHQAIFQNEEELKKAALRLFPRLSKVKDDLEFGFRLKDKDYQDEPIQLAIRPKPSPIQVWMEKIRGWLGLSAKGVSKKA; from the coding sequence ATGAGTCAGTCCAAGGGTTTCAGCAAATCCAAGCCCACAAAGACCCCCCCCAACCCCAATGCTGTCAAACGCAAACAAGCGGCCAAACGCTACGACGAGCTGCAATCGAAGGGGATGCCAGAGTTCAACATTTTTGCCCGTTCCGGCAAAGCAACACCTGGGAAACCCAATCCTTGGTTGCCGGTGGGATCCCTGGCGGTAGGGCGTTCTAGCGCGATTCATCAGGCGATTTTCCAGAACGAAGAGGAACTCAAAAAAGCCGCCCTGCGGTTGTTCCCCCGCCTGAGCAAGGTCAAAGATGACCTCGAGTTCGGGTTTCGTCTCAAGGACAAAGACTATCAGGATGAACCCATTCAACTGGCAATCCGCCCCAAGCCTTCGCCGATTCAGGTTTGGATGGAAAAGATTCGGGGCTGGTTGGGTCTATCCGCCAAAGGGGTTTCAAAAAAGGCTTGA
- a CDS encoding alpha/beta fold hydrolase, protein MLTASPAGLAADAIAPFAPQIWNWRGHPIRYAVQGSGSPLVLVHGFGASIGHWRHNIPVLAAAGYRVYALDLLGFGGSAKPALPYSLDLWVELLVDFWQQHIQQPTVFIGNSIGALLSLIMAAQHPELTAGAVLLNCAGGLNHRSHELNPVFRFVMGAFTALVASPITGRFLFDRVRQRQRIRETLKQVYRNPAAITDELVEILYVPSCDVGAQQVFASILTAPPGPSPEDLLPQVRCPLLVLWGEADPWTPIQRGRGFQNYVNGIDYQFLPIPDTGHCPHDERPEVINPLILDWLPKAFTTV, encoded by the coding sequence GTGTTGACTGCTTCTCCTGCCGGTTTGGCGGCTGATGCCATCGCGCCTTTTGCTCCCCAAATCTGGAACTGGCGCGGACATCCCATTCGCTATGCGGTACAGGGTTCGGGATCCCCGTTGGTGTTGGTGCATGGGTTTGGGGCTTCGATTGGCCATTGGCGGCACAATATCCCCGTCCTAGCTGCGGCAGGATATCGAGTTTATGCTCTGGATTTGCTTGGGTTTGGCGGCTCTGCAAAACCGGCTCTGCCCTACAGCTTGGATCTGTGGGTGGAGTTGCTGGTGGATTTTTGGCAGCAGCACATTCAGCAGCCCACGGTGTTTATTGGCAATTCCATCGGCGCCCTGCTTAGTCTGATCATGGCCGCCCAACACCCCGAACTAACGGCAGGGGCTGTATTGCTCAACTGTGCCGGGGGACTGAACCACCGTTCCCACGAACTGAACCCTGTCTTCCGGTTTGTCATGGGTGCCTTCACAGCTCTGGTGGCTTCCCCGATTACTGGCCGGTTTCTATTTGATCGGGTGCGCCAGCGCCAGCGCATCCGCGAAACCCTGAAACAGGTGTACCGCAACCCCGCTGCCATTACCGATGAGCTGGTGGAGATTCTCTACGTCCCCTCTTGCGATGTGGGTGCTCAGCAGGTGTTTGCCTCCATTCTTACCGCTCCGCCTGGCCCGTCCCCTGAAGATCTGTTGCCGCAAGTGCGATGTCCGCTGTTGGTACTCTGGGGAGAAGCGGATCCTTGGACACCGATTCAAAGGGGCCGTGGCTTTCAAAACTATGTCAACGGGATCGACTACCAATTTTTGCCCATCCCCGACACCGGCCATTGTCCCCACGATGAGCGCCCAGAGGTGATCAATCCCTTAATCTTGGACTGGTTACCCAAGGCTTTTACAACCGTTTGA
- a CDS encoding ABC transporter ATP-binding protein, translating to MNPSLLSTDLHPREVGSLVSLRGVGKRYPSPTGEVVALRDVNLEVQQGEFIALIGPSGCGKTTLLRILADLEQPSEGSLSIAGRTPQQARQDRLYGYIFQAPTLLEWRTALQNVMLPLQVMHLSQGERQERAKAMLKRVGLENFLHNYPWQLSGGMQQRVSIARALAFDPELLFMDEPFGALDEITREKMNLELLRLWESTQKTVFFVTHSIQEAVFLSTRVVVMTPNPGQIAKVIPVDLPQPRGFETWRSPRFFELTGAVLESLRAVYGQD from the coding sequence ATGAATCCTTCTCTCCTTTCCACCGACCTGCACCCCCGCGAAGTGGGATCCTTAGTCAGCCTACGAGGTGTGGGCAAACGCTACCCCAGCCCAACCGGAGAGGTAGTGGCGCTGCGGGATGTCAATCTGGAGGTGCAACAGGGGGAATTTATCGCCTTGATCGGCCCCTCTGGCTGTGGCAAAACCACGTTGCTGCGCATTCTGGCGGATCTGGAGCAGCCCAGCGAGGGATCCCTTTCTATTGCTGGACGAACCCCACAACAGGCGCGGCAGGATCGCCTTTACGGCTATATTTTCCAGGCTCCCACCCTACTGGAATGGCGGACAGCCCTGCAAAATGTGATGTTGCCTTTGCAGGTGATGCATCTGTCTCAAGGGGAGCGACAAGAACGGGCTAAGGCGATGCTGAAACGGGTGGGGCTAGAGAATTTCTTACACAACTATCCTTGGCAACTGTCGGGAGGGATGCAACAGCGGGTGTCGATTGCCCGTGCTCTGGCCTTTGATCCGGAGCTGCTGTTTATGGACGAACCTTTTGGGGCCTTGGATGAAATCACCCGCGAGAAAATGAACCTGGAATTGCTCCGCCTTTGGGAAAGCACGCAAAAGACCGTTTTCTTCGTGACCCACTCCATTCAAGAGGCCGTGTTTCTCTCCACAAGGGTGGTGGTGATGACCCCCAATCCCGGCCAAATTGCCAAGGTGATCCCGGTGGACTTGCCCCAACCACGGGGGTTCGAAACCTGGCGCTCACCGCGTTTTTTTGAGCTGACGGGTGCAGTGCTAGAAAGCTTGCGGGCGGTTTACGGACAGGACTAG
- the rpe gene encoding ribulose-phosphate 3-epimerase, translating to MIKPSATSGQKPIVVAPSILSADFSRLGDEVRAVDEAGADWIHVDVMDGRFVPNITIGPLVVEALRPVTTKPLDVHLMIVQPENYVADFAKAGADIISVHAESSSTIHLHRTLSQIKDLGKQAGVVLNPASSLDLIQYVLDLVDLVLIMSVNPGFGGQSFIPAVVPKIRQLRALCDERGLDPWIEVDGGLKGSNAWQVIEAGANAIVAGSAVFKAKDYGEAIRGIRNSRRPELVTV from the coding sequence ATGATCAAGCCGTCAGCGACCTCTGGGCAAAAGCCGATTGTGGTTGCCCCTTCCATTCTTTCGGCAGACTTTAGCCGTCTGGGGGACGAGGTGCGGGCCGTGGATGAGGCAGGGGCGGACTGGATCCATGTGGATGTTATGGATGGCCGCTTTGTGCCGAATATCACCATTGGTCCTTTGGTGGTGGAAGCGCTGCGCCCGGTGACGACCAAGCCCCTGGATGTGCATCTGATGATCGTGCAACCGGAGAACTATGTGGCGGATTTTGCCAAGGCCGGGGCCGATATCATCTCTGTTCATGCGGAGTCGAGCTCGACCATCCACTTGCACCGTACCCTGAGCCAGATTAAGGATTTGGGCAAGCAGGCGGGCGTGGTGCTTAATCCCGCCAGTTCTTTGGATTTGATCCAGTACGTGTTGGATCTGGTGGACTTGGTGCTGATTATGAGCGTCAACCCCGGGTTTGGCGGTCAAAGTTTCATTCCGGCGGTAGTGCCCAAGATTCGCCAGTTACGGGCCCTGTGCGATGAGCGCGGGTTGGATCCCTGGATTGAGGTGGATGGGGGTCTGAAGGGAAGTAATGCCTGGCAGGTGATTGAAGCGGGGGCCAATGCAATTGTGGCAGGTTCAGCCGTGTTTAAGGCCAAGGATTACGGAGAAGCGATTCGCGGCATCCGCAACAGTCGTCGTCCCGAATTGGTAACTGTCTGA